Proteins encoded together in one Drosophila gunungcola strain Sukarami chromosome 2R unlocalized genomic scaffold, Dgunungcola_SK_2 000013F, whole genome shotgun sequence window:
- the LOC128256305 gene encoding protein lingerer isoform X8, giving the protein MSTQTRSGGGGGGGHTRNQKKSNASNSGGGGSGAGHHDGVSHAAAAGKKGGQDASKTDKPEKAQPKATTEQLRIAQITNSTTEDPQINEKVTLLLTMTQRSEEEVCCALNECDYDLEAAANFLIEELPQGAFAKYEKKRKNKAASTAADGAAGDGDWADGNANADKREKSRNRSSNRGATRGSTDSRGWRGRETRENERNQRESREPRSGGDRGEDRANDNYRGQRNGGVRSGPGGGGRGGGFVSRSGRGGGRMGGRTGGPRGDRGSGGTGGGYGPGRSGNAEDHHEVELWDNTIAQNAEKQQQAHDDAWGDWNNEEYEGSLKDSKVFTTSNLATQTAASVVSGTGASVTGASTATGSELSAPPGLEHHVVQQGSHLEESSSSGPAAVTPPATLTGSATTPLLQYSAAVSNPPPQLQSQGTQSGAGTGASAAAGGGAGSTPSSFVSASPDTFSNAASAAATLVHQAQQQQQLQQQQTTPIKPSATLSVEQSQYFNSLASQGVSPGSAPGQPAPAGYAQNPVAGYSQTGTSVGVSPYPNTYANVFASGAGSGAGTGEQSQQQPQVRRARVKLPPPSKIPASAVEMPGDNALNNIGYLDVQFGALDFGTDDGFEPLPEKVGSGFSIDGQQQQQQPDDYQSKSQQQQQQQQQATLAASLQSSQISDALSAAGYAARSTAQQQQQGVSSAVNATTALDQLAKSDPYGQTGGSGNAYQNAYQSSGAGKAAGGYPTTAPGGYSSSTYANVQSSVASSYQQQGYGSYQPNSYQQQAGAGAQSGSGAVAGSGGAATQNIPVGGSSSQNSTSGNASSAYLTSGYSTPQSAYQSSQSVYGNTGLSNSSGFAGSASNASSQYANFSASAKLKDATTASSAAHYDSVSTSSGVSSSSGSTGNGGAVSGQAGANQAVVSNNNNVSGNSSVSNVTAGVASGNVAGVGGGVGVSQSGVSSGVGVAGGSAASVGVNVNNNSSSNSSVGAAAVAQTATGSTAAVLASLTNKNSSSSNSSGSGGSVATTAGSAGGPGAGASAGGVGGASGAGGAGSGGGSGSGLVPTNIQMQGYYDLNYPPASLGAGRDNLGSVTYSAMNDGRFARTDNNSSPVGNVSSTMSQQAGSSAPMLNVPYAYFYGGNVMPGSFQYGTPAIYPQIPAANTASGQQFPKPSYSAGYGSTSYDTLSQTTQDYSKGGYSSSVNQQSKTQAVSNQSQPGTGSDLTSSMYGKGHVALNKVNSYEKQSFHSGTPPPFNMPNTQTAGGTSAQPYGMYLPMPAAGHHNMIHQPIHQDSNSAGQRQQSTSQSKSAGKQGYSPSYWTGQN; this is encoded by the exons ATGAGCACACAAACTCGTTcaggcggcggaggaggcggcggccACACCCGCAACCAGAAAAAGTCAAATGCCAGCAACTCCGGCGGAGGAGGATCCGGAGCCGGCCACCACGATGGAGTCTCACACGCTGCGGCCGCCGGCAAGAAGGGCGGCCAGGATGCCAGCAAGACAGACAAGCCAGAGAAGGCCCAGCCCAAGGCCACCACCGAACAGTTGCGCATTGCCCAGATCACCAATAGCACCACAGAGGACCCGCAGATCAACGAGAAGGTCACCCTCCTGTTGACCATGACCCAACGTTCCGAGGAGGAGGTCTGCTGTGCCCTCAACGAGTGCGATTACGACCTAGAGGCAGCGGCCAACTTTTTGATTGAAGAGCTACCGCag GGCGCCTTTGCCAAGTACGAGAAGAAGCGCAAGAACAAGGCTGCAAGTACCGCGGCCGATGGGGCAGCCGGCGACGGCGATTGGGCCGATGGCAATGCGAATGCGGACAAGCGGGAAAAGTCGCGGAACCGCAGCTCAAATCGCGGTGCCACCCGCGGCTCCACCGACAGTCGTGGAT GGCGCGGAAGAGAGACACGTGAGAACGAGCGCAACCAGCGCGAGTCTCGTGAACCTCGTTCTGGCGGCGACCGCGGTGAGGATCGGGCCAACGACAACTATCGCGGGCAGCGCAACGGAGGCGTACGCAGTGGACCCGGTGGCGGTGGACGAGGCGGTGGGTTCGTCTCACGCTCGGGCCGTGGTGGCGGTCGCATGGGCGGACGCACCGGAGGACCACGTGGCGATCGCGGCAGCGGAGGCACTGGCGGTGGCTATGGACCTGGTCGCAGCGGCAACGCTGAAGATCACCACGAGGTGGAGCTGTGGGACAACACCATTGCCCAAAACGCCGAGAAACAGCAGCAGGCTCACGACGATGCCTGGGGCGATTGGAACAACGAGGAGTACGAAGGTTCGCTCAAGGACAGCAAGGTATTCACGACCAGCAACCTGGCAACGCAAACCGCGGCCAGCGTGGTGAGTGGAACGGGAGCGAGTGTAACAGGTGCCTCTACGGCGACCGGAAGCGAGTTGTCGGCGCCACCGGGTCTCGAACACCATGTGGTGCAGCAGGGATCTCATCTGGAGGAGAGCTCCAGCAGCGGACCAGCGGCAGTGACACCGCCAGCAACGCTGACGGGCTCGGCGACCACGCCGCTGCTGCAGTACAGCGCAGCAGTCAGCAATCCACCGCCCCAGTTGCAGTCTCAGGGCACGCAGTCGGGTGCGGGAACGGGAGCGAGCGCAGCGGCCGGCGGAGGAGCGGGCAGCACACCGTCCTCCTTTGTCTCCGCCTCACCAGACACATTCTCAAACGCCGCCTCGGCAGCCGCCACGCTGGTGCACCAggcccaacagcagcaacaactgcagcagcagcaaacgACGCCCATCAAGCCGTCGGCCACGCTGTCGGTCGAGCAATCTCAGTATTTCAACTCGCTGGCCAGCCAGGGTGTCAGTCCAGGCTCTGCACCGGGACAGCCAGCGCCAGCTGGTTACGCGCAGAATCCCGTGGCTGGCTACTCGCAAACTGGCACCAGTGTGGGTGTGAGCCCGTATCCCAACACGTACGCCAACGTGTTTGCCTCGGGAGCGGGATCAGGAGCTGGCACTGGCGAGCAGTCGCAGCAGCAACCGCAGGTGCGGAGGGCGCGGGTCAAGCTGCCACCGCCCTCAAAGATTCCGGCTAGTGCCGTCGAAATGCCGGGAGACAATGCACTGAACAACATTGGCTACCTGGACGTGCAGTTCGGCGCTCTGGATTTCGGCACGGACGATGGCTTCGAGCCCCTGCCGGAAAAGGTTGGGTCGGGCTTTAGCATTGAcggtcagcagcagcaacagcagccggATGACTACCAAAGCAAatcccagcagcagcagcagcaacaacagcaggcaACGCTGGCGGCGAGTCTGCAAAGTTCCCAGATC AGCGATGCCTTAAGTGCAGCGGGTTATGCGGCCCGTTCGacggcgcagcagcagcagcagggtgTTAGCTCGGCGGTAAATGCCACCACGGCGCTCGACCAGCTGGCCAAGAGCGATCCTTATGGCCAGACGGGCGGCAGTGGCAATGCTTACCAAAATGCCTACCAGAGCAGTGGTGCGGGCAAGGCGGCTGGTGGCTACCCGACGACGGCGCCAGGGGGCTATAGCAGCTCCACCTACGCGAATGTGCAGAGCTCGGTGGCCAGCAGTTACCAGCAGCAGGGTTACGGCTCGTACCAGCCCAATTCCTATCAGCAGCAGGCGGGCGCCGGGGCACAGAGCGGATCAGGTGCGGTAGCGGGCAGCGGAGGAGCGGCGACGCAAAACATTCCGGTCggaggcagcagcagccaaaacAGCACAAG CGGCAATGCGAGCTCTGCCTACCTCACATCCGGATACTCGACACCACAAAGTGCTTACCAGTCCAGCCAGAGCGTTTATGGCAACACTGGACTGTCCAACAGCAGCGG GTTCGCTGGCAGTGCGAGCAACGCGTCCTCGCAGTACGCCAATTTCAGTGCCAGTGCCAAGCTTAAGGATGCGACCACGGCCAGCAGTGCCGCGCATTACGACAG TGTCTCCACCAGCAGCGGcgtgagcagcagcagcggtagCACAGGCAACGGTGGTGCGGTGAGCGGTCAGGCAGGTGCTAACCAGGCGGTCGTATCCAACA ATAACAACGTGAGCGGCAACAGCTCGGTCAGCAATGTGACGGCGGGTGTTGCCAGCGGCAACGTGGCCGGCGTGGGCGGAGGCGTCGGCGTCAGCCAGAGCGGCGTAAGTAGTGGAGTCGGCGTGGCCGGTGGCAGCGCGGCCAGCGTCGGTGTGAATGtgaacaacaacagcagcagtaacaGCTCGGTGGGAGCGGCGGCCGTTGCCCAGACGGCCACGGGAAGCACCGCTGCGGTGCTGGCTTCGCTGACCAACaagaacagcagcagcagcaatagcagcggcagcggtggCAGCGTTGCCACGACGGCGGGCAGCGCCGGCGGCCCTGGTGCGGGAGCGAGCGCCGGCGGCGTGGGCGGCGCATcgggtgctggtggtgctggtagtggtggtggcagcggcagcggcttGGTGCCCACCAACATCCAAATG CAAGGATACTACGACCTGAACTATCCGCCAGCCAGCTTGGGAGCTGGACGTGACAACCTCGGCTCGGTGACCTATTCCGCAATGAACGACGGCCGCTTTGCTCGCACTGACAATAACTCCAGTCCCGTTGGCAAT GTCTCTAGCACAATGTCGCAACAGGCAGGCTCGAGTGCGCCCATGCTGAATGTTCCTTATGCCTACTTTTATGGCGGTAATGTGATGCCCGGTAGTTTCCAATATGGCACGCCTGCCATCTATCCA CAAATACCGGCAGCCAATACTGCCTCCGGTCAACAGTTCCCGAAGCCTTCGTACAGCGCGGGCTACGGCTCGACCAGCTATGACACCCTCTCGCAGACCACGCAGGATTACAGCAAGGGCGGCTACTCGTCGAGCGTCAATCAGCAGAGCAAAACGCAGGCGGTGTCCAACCAGTCGCAGCCGGGCACTGGCTCCGATCTGACCTCGTCCATGTACGGGAAGGGACATGTGGCGCTGAACAAGGTTAAT TCGTACGAGAAGCAGAGTTTCCACTCTGGCACTCCGCCGCCGTTCAACATGCCCAACACTCAGACGGCTGGCGGCACTTCGGCCCAGCCGTACGGCATGTACTTGCCGATGCCAGCGGCCGGACACCACAATATGATCCATCAGCCCATTCATCAG GACTCGAACAGTGCCGGACAGCGTCAACAGTCGACCAGCCAGTCGAAGTCTGCTGGCAAGCAAGGCTACTCGCCCTCGTACTGGACCGGACAGAACTAG
- the LOC128256305 gene encoding protein lingerer isoform X6: MSTQTRSGGGGGGGHTRNQKKSNASNSGGGGSGAGHHDGVSHAAAAGKKGGQDASKTDKPEKAQPKATTEQLRIAQITNSTTEDPQINEKVTLLLTMTQRSEEEVCCALNECDYDLEAAANFLIEELPQGAFAKYEKKRKNKAASTAADGAAGDGDWADGNANADKREKSRNRSSNRGATRGSTDSRGWRGRETRENERNQRESREPRSGGDRGEDRANDNYRGQRNGGVRSGPGGGGRGGGFVSRSGRGGGRMGGRTGGPRGDRGSGGTGGGYGPGRSGNAEDHHEVELWDNTIAQNAEKQQQAHDDAWGDWNNEEYEGSLKDSKVFTTSNLATQTAASVVSGTGASVTGASTATGSELSAPPGLEHHVVQQGSHLEESSSSGPAAVTPPATLTGSATTPLLQYSAAVSNPPPQLQSQGTQSGAGTGASAAAGGGAGSTPSSFVSASPDTFSNAASAAATLVHQAQQQQQLQQQQTTPIKPSATLSVEQSQYFNSLASQGVSPGSAPGQPAPAGYAQNPVAGYSQTGTSVGVSPYPNTYANVFASGAGSGAGTGEQSQQQPQVRRARVKLPPPSKIPASAVEMPGDNALNNIGYLDVQFGALDFGTDDGFEPLPEKVGSGFSIDGQQQQQQPDDYQSKSQQQQQQQQQATLAASLQSSQISDALSAAGYAARSTAQQQQQGVSSAVNATTALDQLAKSDPYGQTGGSGNAYQNAYQSSGAGKAAGGYPTTAPGGYSSSTYANVQSSVASSYQQQGYGSYQPNSYQQQAGAGAQSGSGAVAGSGGAATQNIPVGGSSSQNSTSGNASSAYLTSGYSTPQSAYQSSQSVYGNTGLSNSSGFAGSASNASSQYANFSASAKLKDATTASSAAHYDSVSTSSGVSSSSGSTGNGGAVSGQAGANQAVVSNNNNVSGNSSVSNVTAGVASGNVAGVGGGVGVSQSGVSSGVGVAGGSAASVGVNVNNNSSSNSSVGAAAVAQTATGSTAAVLASLTNKNSSSSNSSGSGGSVATTAGSAGGPGAGASAGGVGGASGAGGAGSGGGSGSGLVPTNIQMQGYYDLNYPPASLGAGRDNLGSVTYSAMNDGRFARTDNNSSPVGNVSSTMSQQAGSSAPMLNVPYAYFYGGNVMPGSFQYGTPAIYPQIPAANTASGQQFPKPSYSAGYGSTSYDTLSQTTQDYSKGGYSSSVNQQSKTQAVSNQSQPGTGSDLTSSMYGKGHVALNKVNSYEKQSFHSGTPPPFNMPNTQTAGGTSAQPYGMYLPMPAAGHHNMIHQPIHQMDGRIHSSSRRDSNSAGQRQQSTSQSKSAGKQGYSPSYWTGQN; this comes from the exons ATGAGCACACAAACTCGTTcaggcggcggaggaggcggcggccACACCCGCAACCAGAAAAAGTCAAATGCCAGCAACTCCGGCGGAGGAGGATCCGGAGCCGGCCACCACGATGGAGTCTCACACGCTGCGGCCGCCGGCAAGAAGGGCGGCCAGGATGCCAGCAAGACAGACAAGCCAGAGAAGGCCCAGCCCAAGGCCACCACCGAACAGTTGCGCATTGCCCAGATCACCAATAGCACCACAGAGGACCCGCAGATCAACGAGAAGGTCACCCTCCTGTTGACCATGACCCAACGTTCCGAGGAGGAGGTCTGCTGTGCCCTCAACGAGTGCGATTACGACCTAGAGGCAGCGGCCAACTTTTTGATTGAAGAGCTACCGCag GGCGCCTTTGCCAAGTACGAGAAGAAGCGCAAGAACAAGGCTGCAAGTACCGCGGCCGATGGGGCAGCCGGCGACGGCGATTGGGCCGATGGCAATGCGAATGCGGACAAGCGGGAAAAGTCGCGGAACCGCAGCTCAAATCGCGGTGCCACCCGCGGCTCCACCGACAGTCGTGGAT GGCGCGGAAGAGAGACACGTGAGAACGAGCGCAACCAGCGCGAGTCTCGTGAACCTCGTTCTGGCGGCGACCGCGGTGAGGATCGGGCCAACGACAACTATCGCGGGCAGCGCAACGGAGGCGTACGCAGTGGACCCGGTGGCGGTGGACGAGGCGGTGGGTTCGTCTCACGCTCGGGCCGTGGTGGCGGTCGCATGGGCGGACGCACCGGAGGACCACGTGGCGATCGCGGCAGCGGAGGCACTGGCGGTGGCTATGGACCTGGTCGCAGCGGCAACGCTGAAGATCACCACGAGGTGGAGCTGTGGGACAACACCATTGCCCAAAACGCCGAGAAACAGCAGCAGGCTCACGACGATGCCTGGGGCGATTGGAACAACGAGGAGTACGAAGGTTCGCTCAAGGACAGCAAGGTATTCACGACCAGCAACCTGGCAACGCAAACCGCGGCCAGCGTGGTGAGTGGAACGGGAGCGAGTGTAACAGGTGCCTCTACGGCGACCGGAAGCGAGTTGTCGGCGCCACCGGGTCTCGAACACCATGTGGTGCAGCAGGGATCTCATCTGGAGGAGAGCTCCAGCAGCGGACCAGCGGCAGTGACACCGCCAGCAACGCTGACGGGCTCGGCGACCACGCCGCTGCTGCAGTACAGCGCAGCAGTCAGCAATCCACCGCCCCAGTTGCAGTCTCAGGGCACGCAGTCGGGTGCGGGAACGGGAGCGAGCGCAGCGGCCGGCGGAGGAGCGGGCAGCACACCGTCCTCCTTTGTCTCCGCCTCACCAGACACATTCTCAAACGCCGCCTCGGCAGCCGCCACGCTGGTGCACCAggcccaacagcagcaacaactgcagcagcagcaaacgACGCCCATCAAGCCGTCGGCCACGCTGTCGGTCGAGCAATCTCAGTATTTCAACTCGCTGGCCAGCCAGGGTGTCAGTCCAGGCTCTGCACCGGGACAGCCAGCGCCAGCTGGTTACGCGCAGAATCCCGTGGCTGGCTACTCGCAAACTGGCACCAGTGTGGGTGTGAGCCCGTATCCCAACACGTACGCCAACGTGTTTGCCTCGGGAGCGGGATCAGGAGCTGGCACTGGCGAGCAGTCGCAGCAGCAACCGCAGGTGCGGAGGGCGCGGGTCAAGCTGCCACCGCCCTCAAAGATTCCGGCTAGTGCCGTCGAAATGCCGGGAGACAATGCACTGAACAACATTGGCTACCTGGACGTGCAGTTCGGCGCTCTGGATTTCGGCACGGACGATGGCTTCGAGCCCCTGCCGGAAAAGGTTGGGTCGGGCTTTAGCATTGAcggtcagcagcagcaacagcagccggATGACTACCAAAGCAAatcccagcagcagcagcagcaacaacagcaggcaACGCTGGCGGCGAGTCTGCAAAGTTCCCAGATC AGCGATGCCTTAAGTGCAGCGGGTTATGCGGCCCGTTCGacggcgcagcagcagcagcagggtgTTAGCTCGGCGGTAAATGCCACCACGGCGCTCGACCAGCTGGCCAAGAGCGATCCTTATGGCCAGACGGGCGGCAGTGGCAATGCTTACCAAAATGCCTACCAGAGCAGTGGTGCGGGCAAGGCGGCTGGTGGCTACCCGACGACGGCGCCAGGGGGCTATAGCAGCTCCACCTACGCGAATGTGCAGAGCTCGGTGGCCAGCAGTTACCAGCAGCAGGGTTACGGCTCGTACCAGCCCAATTCCTATCAGCAGCAGGCGGGCGCCGGGGCACAGAGCGGATCAGGTGCGGTAGCGGGCAGCGGAGGAGCGGCGACGCAAAACATTCCGGTCggaggcagcagcagccaaaacAGCACAAG CGGCAATGCGAGCTCTGCCTACCTCACATCCGGATACTCGACACCACAAAGTGCTTACCAGTCCAGCCAGAGCGTTTATGGCAACACTGGACTGTCCAACAGCAGCGG GTTCGCTGGCAGTGCGAGCAACGCGTCCTCGCAGTACGCCAATTTCAGTGCCAGTGCCAAGCTTAAGGATGCGACCACGGCCAGCAGTGCCGCGCATTACGACAG TGTCTCCACCAGCAGCGGcgtgagcagcagcagcggtagCACAGGCAACGGTGGTGCGGTGAGCGGTCAGGCAGGTGCTAACCAGGCGGTCGTATCCAACA ATAACAACGTGAGCGGCAACAGCTCGGTCAGCAATGTGACGGCGGGTGTTGCCAGCGGCAACGTGGCCGGCGTGGGCGGAGGCGTCGGCGTCAGCCAGAGCGGCGTAAGTAGTGGAGTCGGCGTGGCCGGTGGCAGCGCGGCCAGCGTCGGTGTGAATGtgaacaacaacagcagcagtaacaGCTCGGTGGGAGCGGCGGCCGTTGCCCAGACGGCCACGGGAAGCACCGCTGCGGTGCTGGCTTCGCTGACCAACaagaacagcagcagcagcaatagcagcggcagcggtggCAGCGTTGCCACGACGGCGGGCAGCGCCGGCGGCCCTGGTGCGGGAGCGAGCGCCGGCGGCGTGGGCGGCGCATcgggtgctggtggtgctggtagtggtggtggcagcggcagcggcttGGTGCCCACCAACATCCAAATG CAAGGATACTACGACCTGAACTATCCGCCAGCCAGCTTGGGAGCTGGACGTGACAACCTCGGCTCGGTGACCTATTCCGCAATGAACGACGGCCGCTTTGCTCGCACTGACAATAACTCCAGTCCCGTTGGCAAT GTCTCTAGCACAATGTCGCAACAGGCAGGCTCGAGTGCGCCCATGCTGAATGTTCCTTATGCCTACTTTTATGGCGGTAATGTGATGCCCGGTAGTTTCCAATATGGCACGCCTGCCATCTATCCA CAAATACCGGCAGCCAATACTGCCTCCGGTCAACAGTTCCCGAAGCCTTCGTACAGCGCGGGCTACGGCTCGACCAGCTATGACACCCTCTCGCAGACCACGCAGGATTACAGCAAGGGCGGCTACTCGTCGAGCGTCAATCAGCAGAGCAAAACGCAGGCGGTGTCCAACCAGTCGCAGCCGGGCACTGGCTCCGATCTGACCTCGTCCATGTACGGGAAGGGACATGTGGCGCTGAACAAGGTTAAT TCGTACGAGAAGCAGAGTTTCCACTCTGGCACTCCGCCGCCGTTCAACATGCCCAACACTCAGACGGCTGGCGGCACTTCGGCCCAGCCGTACGGCATGTACTTGCCGATGCCAGCGGCCGGACACCACAATATGATCCATCAGCCCATTCATCAG ATGGACGGCAGGATTCATAGCTCATCCCGCCGG GACTCGAACAGTGCCGGACAGCGTCAACAGTCGACCAGCCAGTCGAAGTCTGCTGGCAAGCAAGGCTACTCGCCCTCGTACTGGACCGGACAGAACTAG